The Streptomyces sp. Edi4 genome includes a window with the following:
- a CDS encoding nuclear transport factor 2 family protein, producing MSQTVRGRYTLVSGDLYAEVQTYYAWQVRRVDALDIEGFAQTFTEDGEVWHAGGSVQRGRQEMLAGMRASLPRYKDVAVRHWFDHLLVEADADDPDTLRVSYYTLVALTDRGGKVSFQPTFSVDDVLVRREGVLFTSKRVIRRDTPGPDPHR from the coding sequence GTGTCCCAGACGGTTCGCGGTAGGTACACCTTGGTCTCCGGGGACCTCTACGCCGAGGTCCAGACGTACTACGCGTGGCAGGTCCGGCGAGTGGACGCACTGGACATCGAAGGTTTCGCCCAGACGTTCACCGAGGACGGCGAGGTGTGGCACGCGGGCGGCTCCGTGCAGCGGGGGCGCCAGGAGATGCTCGCCGGGATGCGGGCCAGTCTGCCGCGCTACAAGGACGTCGCGGTGCGCCACTGGTTCGATCACCTGCTGGTGGAGGCCGACGCGGACGACCCGGACACGCTGCGGGTCTCGTACTACACCCTGGTCGCTCTCACCGACCGCGGGGGCAAGGTGAGCTTCCAGCCCACGTTCAGCGTCGATGACGTGCTGGTGCGCCGCGAGGGGGTGCTGTTCACGAGCAAGCGGGTGATCCGCCGCGACACCCCG
- a CDS encoding DNA/RNA non-specific endonuclease: MGPGDHATGARATLEPDMTDGKTRPRVHVPRHQKGAARNKSHLRGAQLGGSNRDPRNFVAMHACANSPVMRQLENDVRTPMDRGETITHHDTPIHPTNDPTDVVPVATTTQPHGNPGSQFTPLHSGSPRTPSPS; encoded by the coding sequence CTGGGCCCGGGCGACCACGCAACCGGCGCCCGTGCCACCCTGGAACCCGACATGACGGACGGCAAGACCCGCCCCCGCGTCCACGTTCCCCGACACCAAAAAGGCGCGGCCCGCAACAAAAGCCACCTACGGGGAGCCCAGCTCGGCGGCTCAAACAGGGACCCACGCAACTTCGTCGCCATGCACGCCTGTGCCAACAGCCCCGTCATGCGGCAGCTCGAAAACGACGTACGCACACCCATGGACCGCGGCGAAACGATCACCCACCACGACACACCGATCCACCCGACCAACGACCCCACCGACGTCGTGCCCGTCGCTACCACCACCCAGCCCCACGGCAACCCAGGGTCCCAGTTCACGCCACTGCACTCAGGCTCCCCACGAACTCCGTCACCATCATGA
- a CDS encoding transposase encodes MKNYPPQFKADAVTLYETRPDATIKSVAAHLGINPETLRNRVRAGRASHPRGRRTPQTAQPPAPPEAKNAALHKKIREREEEREILHKAAKYAAKYSTGQTRW; translated from the coding sequence ATGAAGAACTACCCGCCGCAGTTCAAAGCGGACGCGGTCACGCTGTATGAGACACGACCTGACGCGACGATCAAATCGGTCGCTGCCCATCTGGGGATCAATCCGGAGACCCTGCGCAACCGGGTCAGGGCTGGACGAGCAAGCCATCCACGAGGACGCCGGACGCCGCAGACGGCCCAGCCGCCGGCCCCGCCGGAGGCAAAGAACGCGGCCCTGCACAAAAAGATCCGCGAGCGGGAGGAGGAACGCGAGATCCTGCACAAAGCGGCCAAGTACGCGGCCAAGTACTCCACCGGGCAGACGCGCTGGTGA